In a single window of the Streptomyces sp. NBC_00285 genome:
- a CDS encoding WXG100 family type VII secretion target — translation MADFQIDVDRMKTLINRLDQVDDRMRGAQQRLNKVGPKGLGTDGLDSACDDFQDDWGDGIKRIADASKTLHEGLQKTVEMYQTTDQDLQKGFSQK, via the coding sequence ATGGCGGACTTCCAGATCGACGTCGATCGAATGAAGACCCTGATCAACCGGCTGGACCAGGTGGACGACCGCATGCGCGGCGCCCAACAGCGGCTGAACAAGGTGGGCCCGAAGGGTCTGGGCACGGACGGACTCGACAGCGCCTGTGACGACTTCCAGGACGACTGGGGCGACGGCATCAAGCGGATCGCGGACGCCTCCAAGACGCTGCACGAGGGTCTGCAGAAGACGGTCGAGATGTACCAGACGACCGATCAGGATTTGCAGAAGGGCTTCAGCCAGAAGTAG
- the eccCa gene encoding type VII secretion protein EccCa, producing MSVVIVKRPPRVYPPEVPSEEVKLESPPELPRTEDDSLLMNLLPMLGMGSSAAFFFMPGAQGFMKIMGGLMMVSTVAMLVAQIVRARKGPSGQMAEARRDYLKYLAQKRREVRRTVHKQRDAQYYLHPAPEQLWALVAEGSRLWERRSTDPDFAQVRIGLGPQQLATPLVAPDTAPVDELEPLTAHAMQQFIASYGTLGELPLAIGLRSFYHVTISGDAETVYGQTRSVVGQLASLHSPDDVLVAVVASPGAAVDWEWTKWLPHMQHKDSDGAGTRRLLCFDLGELEEMIAHQLEGRARWSRDGSPVLDQPHVVVVLDGGGVPADSVLASAEGLQGVTIVEVVPGDLDEARGSLSVRVWPEGMELEAGTGVFTGTPDVLSQAQAESLARQLAPLRLGAADADEPLLANLDFTDLMQIGDAAGVDVSRTWRPRTLHERLRVPIGLGSSGEPVMLDLKEASQEGMGPHGLCVGATGSGKSELLRTLVLGLAVTHSSETLNFVLADFKGGATFTGMGNMPHVSAVITNLADELTLVDRMRDSITGELTRRQELLRQSGNYANITDYEKARAAGAALDPLPSLVLIIDEFSELLAAKPDFIEMFIQIGRIGRSLGVHMLLASQRLEEGKLRGLDTFLSYRIGLRTFSAAESRTAIGVPDAYHLPNVPGAGILKYDTETMVQFKAAYVSGTYRSNGPTVQGGGRIDRSPVLFTAAPVPVRILADPEPETRTNQVDDALADTVLDVIVSRLDGQGPPAHQVWLPPLDEPFSLDQVLPVLGVSPERGLHAEGYHLQSKLTVPVGLVDKPFEQRRDVMYADLSGAAGHALIVGGPQSGKSTLVRTMITSFALTHTPAEVQFYALDFGGGGMLALENLAHMGGAASRLDQEKVRRTVAEVHGILNAREEFFRSKSIDSMNTFRSRRAQGHYPDQQWGDVFLIIDGWATFKNDYEMLDPVIADIATRGLGFGVHLIITATRYTEMRPALRDQILSRLELRLGDAMESEFDRKRAENVPMGKPGRGLSPDKLDYLAATPRIDGSTAVEDLADGMANLVQSVNNAWQGPQAPKVRMLPTMLHASELPGGGDFGNRGIAVGVDELTLSPVFVDFETDPLFVIYGESESGKSSLLRFMAKQIAERYATDKALFVVSDFRRALLGQVPESHMYKYCASGPQLQEVMESLAGSMSRRMPGPDVTPDQLRNRSWYNEPDAFIFVDDYDLVASSMGNPMSVLMEYLPFARDLGLRIILARSTSGASRSSFEPVLTRIKELGAQGIVLSGDPSEGPVFNNIKATQQPPGRGQFISRRSSGQLVQTGYLPES from the coding sequence GTGAGCGTCGTCATCGTCAAGCGCCCGCCGCGGGTATACCCGCCGGAGGTGCCGAGTGAGGAGGTCAAGCTCGAGTCGCCTCCCGAACTCCCTCGTACCGAGGACGACAGTCTGCTGATGAACCTGCTGCCCATGCTGGGCATGGGCTCGTCGGCGGCGTTCTTCTTCATGCCCGGGGCCCAGGGCTTCATGAAGATCATGGGCGGGCTCATGATGGTCTCCACGGTCGCCATGCTGGTCGCCCAGATCGTGCGGGCCCGGAAGGGGCCGTCCGGTCAGATGGCCGAGGCCCGTCGCGACTACCTCAAGTACCTGGCGCAGAAGCGGCGTGAGGTGCGGCGCACCGTGCACAAGCAGCGCGACGCCCAGTACTACCTGCACCCGGCGCCGGAGCAACTGTGGGCGCTGGTCGCCGAGGGGTCGCGGCTGTGGGAACGGCGTTCCACGGACCCGGACTTCGCCCAGGTGCGCATCGGCCTCGGCCCGCAGCAGCTGGCGACTCCCCTGGTCGCTCCCGACACCGCGCCGGTGGACGAGCTGGAGCCGCTGACCGCCCACGCCATGCAGCAGTTCATCGCGAGCTACGGCACGCTCGGTGAACTCCCGCTTGCCATCGGGCTGCGCTCCTTCTACCACGTGACGATCTCCGGTGACGCCGAGACGGTCTACGGCCAGACCCGTTCCGTGGTCGGCCAGTTGGCCTCGCTGCACTCGCCCGACGACGTGCTGGTAGCGGTCGTGGCCTCGCCGGGCGCGGCGGTGGACTGGGAGTGGACCAAGTGGCTGCCGCACATGCAGCACAAGGACTCCGACGGCGCCGGCACCCGGCGTCTGCTCTGCTTCGACCTCGGTGAGCTCGAGGAGATGATCGCCCACCAGCTGGAGGGTCGCGCCCGCTGGAGCCGGGACGGCTCGCCGGTCCTGGACCAGCCGCACGTGGTCGTCGTCCTGGACGGCGGCGGTGTGCCCGCGGACTCGGTTCTCGCCTCGGCGGAGGGCCTGCAGGGCGTGACCATCGTCGAGGTGGTGCCCGGTGACCTCGACGAGGCGCGTGGCTCCCTGTCGGTGCGGGTGTGGCCCGAGGGCATGGAACTGGAGGCGGGCACGGGTGTCTTCACCGGCACGCCCGATGTCCTGTCGCAGGCGCAGGCGGAGTCGCTGGCCCGCCAGTTGGCGCCGCTGCGGCTGGGTGCCGCCGACGCCGACGAACCGCTGCTCGCGAACCTGGACTTCACCGACCTCATGCAGATCGGTGACGCGGCGGGCGTGGACGTCTCGCGCACCTGGCGGCCGCGCACGCTGCACGAGCGGCTGCGGGTCCCGATCGGTCTCGGCTCGAGTGGCGAGCCGGTCATGCTGGACCTCAAGGAGGCCTCGCAGGAGGGCATGGGCCCGCACGGCCTGTGCGTCGGCGCCACCGGTTCCGGAAAGTCGGAGCTGCTGCGCACCCTGGTGCTGGGCCTCGCGGTCACCCACTCGTCCGAGACGCTCAACTTCGTCCTCGCGGACTTCAAGGGTGGTGCCACCTTCACCGGCATGGGCAACATGCCGCACGTGTCCGCGGTGATCACCAACCTGGCCGACGAGCTGACGCTCGTGGACCGGATGCGCGACTCCATCACCGGTGAGCTGACCCGCCGCCAGGAACTCCTGCGGCAGTCCGGCAACTACGCCAACATCACCGACTACGAGAAGGCCCGCGCCGCGGGCGCCGCGCTCGACCCGCTGCCCTCGCTCGTCCTGATCATCGACGAGTTCAGCGAACTGCTCGCCGCCAAGCCGGACTTCATCGAGATGTTCATCCAGATCGGCCGTATCGGCCGTTCGCTGGGTGTGCACATGCTGCTCGCCTCGCAGCGCCTTGAGGAGGGCAAGCTGCGCGGCCTCGACACCTTCCTGTCGTACCGCATCGGTCTGCGTACCTTCTCGGCCGCCGAGTCCCGTACGGCGATCGGTGTGCCCGACGCCTACCACCTGCCGAACGTCCCCGGCGCGGGCATCCTCAAGTACGACACCGAGACGATGGTGCAGTTCAAGGCCGCGTACGTGTCCGGCACCTACCGGTCGAACGGGCCGACGGTGCAGGGCGGCGGCCGGATCGACCGCTCGCCGGTGCTGTTCACCGCCGCGCCGGTGCCGGTGCGGATCCTCGCCGACCCGGAGCCGGAGACCCGCACCAACCAGGTCGACGACGCGCTCGCCGACACCGTTCTCGACGTCATCGTCAGCCGTCTGGACGGGCAGGGTCCGCCCGCCCACCAGGTGTGGCTGCCGCCGCTGGACGAGCCGTTCAGCCTCGACCAGGTGCTGCCCGTCCTGGGCGTCAGCCCGGAGCGCGGTCTGCACGCCGAGGGCTACCACCTGCAGAGCAAGCTGACCGTGCCGGTCGGCCTGGTCGACAAGCCCTTCGAGCAGCGCCGTGACGTGATGTACGCGGACCTGTCGGGTGCCGCCGGTCACGCGCTGATCGTGGGCGGCCCGCAGTCCGGCAAGTCGACGCTCGTGCGCACGATGATCACGTCGTTCGCGCTCACCCACACCCCGGCCGAAGTGCAGTTCTACGCCCTCGACTTCGGCGGCGGCGGCATGCTCGCGCTGGAGAACCTGGCCCACATGGGCGGCGCGGCCTCCCGGCTGGACCAGGAGAAGGTCCGCCGTACGGTCGCGGAGGTGCACGGCATCCTCAATGCCCGTGAGGAGTTCTTCCGCTCCAAGAGCATCGACTCCATGAACACCTTCCGGTCCCGCCGGGCGCAGGGGCACTACCCCGACCAGCAGTGGGGCGACGTCTTCCTCATCATCGACGGCTGGGCGACGTTCAAGAACGACTACGAGATGCTCGACCCGGTCATCGCGGACATCGCGACCCGCGGTCTCGGTTTCGGCGTCCACCTGATCATCACCGCGACCCGGTACACCGAGATGCGGCCCGCGCTACGCGACCAGATCCTGAGCCGGCTCGAACTGCGGCTCGGGGACGCGATGGAGTCGGAGTTCGACCGCAAGCGGGCCGAGAACGTACCGATGGGCAAGCCCGGGCGCGGTCTGTCCCCGGACAAGCTCGACTACCTCGCCGCCACGCCCCGTATCGACGGGTCGACCGCGGTGGAGGACCTCGCCGACGGCATGGCGAACCTCGTGCAGAGCGTCAACAACGCCTGGCAGGGCCCGCAGGCGCCGAAGGTGCGGATGCTGCCGACGATGCTGCACGCGTCCGAGCTGCCCGGCGGCGGCGACTTCGGCAACCGTGGCATCGCGGTCGGCGTCGACGAGCTCACCCTCTCGCCGGTCTTCGTGGACTTCGAGACCGACCCGCTGTTCGTCATCTACGGCGAGAGCGAGTCCGGCAAGTCCTCGCTGCTGCGGTTCATGGCCAAGCAGATCGCGGAGCGGTACGCGACCGACAAGGCGCTGTTCGTGGTCTCGGACTTCCGGCGCGCGCTGCTGGGCCAGGTGCCCGAGAGCCACATGTACAAGTACTGCGCCTCGGGGCCGCAGCTCCAGGAGGTCATGGAGTCGCTGGCCGGTTCCATGAGTCGCCGTATGCCGGGGCCCGACGTGACGCCGGACCAGCTGCGCAACCGCAGTTGGTACAACGAGCCCGACGCGTTCATCTTCGTCGACGACTACGACCTCGTCGCCTCGTCGATGGGCAACCCGATGTCGGTGCTCATGGAGTACCTGCCGTTCGCGCGTGACCTGGGCCTGCGCATCATCCTGGCCCGCAGCACCTCCGGTGCCTCGCGCTCCTCCTTCGAACCGGTCCTCACCCGGATCAAGGAACTCGGCGCGCAGGGCATCGTGCTGTCCGGCGACCCGTCGGAGGGCCCGGTGTTCAACAACATCAAGGCGACCCAGCAGCCGCCGGGCCGTGGCCAGTTCATCTCGCGCCGGTCGAGCGGCCAGCTCGTCCAGACGGGATATCTGCCGGAGAGCTGA
- a CDS encoding nucleic acid/nucleotide deaminase domain-containing protein, with translation MGVVLPSELDAALDLIGISWPNVDEDDYRDMAQAMREFADDVDDGAADAHAAISDLLGTNEGLAVQALEKHWSMVKGTHLTNLAEAGRMAATALDGVAVLIEGAKLAAIVQLGILAAEIVAAIAAAPLTLGLSTLGGVAGTQVTRIAVKRIFEEVCEEVVSRVMDIAMGPVYQALGNMAGDLVVQIGGNALGTQHGVDLGQTAKAGQDGLGDGVDAVKSGGMQLASAGGSSGGSSGGSMQLAGADGGGSSSSGGGGGSQFSMDLESYDRAGTQLKGAGGKIRDGAGGKLSRAKSTHGRTKGKDAIADAANAMLDQVMDGIEKGVKRSAAHLDENMTGGLNKMAKRHKDNDDETALSLRQLEKGSDGKTPMYLMGDDGTLKRLKPDGGTDKLTQEDRDRIGLRLDGDNAGRPLPGEANLKLQGKERPRPLSNSDRVELGSTPLSQAVQLARHSDKSYGNHKQVNGQDKFESNNYAAARFNSNKQDDGNFVMVARSSGFRHSERMIGFPVLRDGAGGRMTELYTERAPCSSAPNCSAWMKERLSHVDVTHSIDYGNTKESRADGNAEMMNYLDRLKGNRHK, from the coding sequence GTGGGTGTAGTTCTGCCGAGCGAGCTTGATGCGGCCCTGGATCTGATAGGCATCAGCTGGCCCAACGTCGACGAGGACGACTACCGCGACATGGCCCAGGCCATGCGGGAGTTCGCGGACGACGTCGACGACGGAGCCGCCGACGCCCATGCGGCGATCTCCGATCTGCTCGGAACCAACGAGGGCCTGGCGGTCCAGGCGCTCGAGAAGCACTGGAGCATGGTCAAGGGCACCCATCTGACCAACCTCGCCGAAGCGGGAAGGATGGCGGCCACCGCGCTGGACGGCGTGGCCGTACTGATCGAGGGCGCCAAGCTGGCCGCCATCGTGCAACTGGGCATCCTGGCGGCCGAGATCGTGGCGGCGATCGCCGCGGCCCCCCTCACCCTTGGCCTGTCGACCCTGGGCGGCGTGGCGGGCACACAGGTCACCCGGATCGCGGTGAAGCGCATCTTCGAGGAGGTGTGCGAAGAGGTCGTCTCGCGGGTGATGGACATCGCGATGGGCCCGGTCTACCAGGCGCTCGGCAACATGGCCGGCGACCTCGTGGTCCAGATCGGCGGCAATGCCCTGGGCACCCAGCACGGTGTCGACCTGGGCCAGACCGCGAAGGCGGGCCAGGACGGCCTCGGCGACGGCGTCGACGCCGTCAAGTCGGGCGGGATGCAGCTGGCCAGCGCGGGCGGAAGCTCGGGCGGAAGCTCGGGCGGGTCGATGCAACTGGCCGGCGCGGACGGCGGCGGGTCCAGCAGTTCGGGCGGCGGTGGCGGCAGCCAGTTCAGCATGGACCTGGAGTCCTACGACCGGGCCGGCACCCAGCTCAAGGGCGCGGGCGGCAAGATCCGCGACGGGGCGGGCGGCAAGCTCTCGCGCGCCAAGTCCACGCACGGCCGCACCAAGGGCAAGGACGCGATCGCCGACGCAGCCAACGCCATGCTGGACCAGGTCATGGACGGCATCGAGAAGGGCGTCAAGCGCTCCGCCGCGCACCTCGACGAGAACATGACCGGCGGCCTGAACAAGATGGCCAAGCGTCACAAGGACAACGACGACGAGACCGCCCTGTCTCTGCGGCAGCTCGAGAAGGGTTCCGACGGCAAGACGCCCATGTATCTCATGGGCGACGACGGAACGCTCAAGCGGCTCAAGCCGGACGGCGGGACCGACAAGCTGACCCAGGAGGACCGGGACCGCATCGGTCTCCGGCTCGACGGCGACAACGCCGGACGACCGCTGCCGGGCGAAGCGAACCTCAAGCTCCAGGGCAAGGAGAGGCCGCGCCCGCTCAGCAATTCGGACCGCGTGGAACTCGGGAGCACGCCCCTGTCCCAGGCTGTTCAGCTGGCTCGCCACTCGGACAAGAGCTACGGCAATCACAAGCAGGTGAACGGGCAGGACAAGTTCGAGAGCAACAACTACGCCGCCGCCCGCTTCAACAGCAACAAGCAGGACGACGGCAACTTCGTCATGGTCGCCCGGAGTTCGGGATTCCGTCACTCCGAGCGCATGATCGGATTCCCGGTCCTGCGGGACGGTGCCGGCGGCCGTATGACCGAGCTGTACACGGAAAGAGCTCCCTGTTCGTCCGCGCCGAACTGCAGCGCGTGGATGAAGGAAAGACTCTCGCATGTCGATGTCACGCACAGCATCGACTACGGAAACACAAAGGAGTCCAGGGCCGACGGAAATGCAGAAATGATGAATTACCTGGACCGCCTCAAGGGGAACCGTCACAAATAA
- the eccD gene encoding type VII secretion integral membrane protein EccD: protein MSTVSATGFCRVTVAAPNSRIDVALPEDVPLSDVYPEILRLSGQTPEEAAPTGYNLVRRDGSVLDDGRSLSEQQIRDGELLLLRPFADSLPPAVFDDVVDAVAAVVEADRRSWNDSMMRVVGLTAGALLLTMLALALWFSEPLRHDMHGLPGVIAGVTGVVLVALASVRARVYDDHHAAVALGLASLPHLMVGGSGVMGLDAGEGPGRLNLLVGFAVVLVAAVLLVLMLPQKDAPFIAAAFGAGVGVMATFAAIVSEAEPRESAAVTAVVMVAVIGFLPGWSARFSRLPIGFRSPDQIAKRGRAEDQHEQEPVDYQLITDQARRGHELLLGLVGGCAVTGVASAGVVLGFSSSGWAQLLSLAAGLAMLMRARLFLYTSQVVTLMISGIITVSLLVLGLALNPPADIIKDLVYDHNSAPLDIRTVWLSAAVALGATLLVAVALIVPRKGVTPFWGRMLDLSEGAVLLSLVPLCLAVLDLYAAARGMTS, encoded by the coding sequence GTGAGTACGGTTTCAGCAACCGGATTCTGCCGGGTCACGGTGGCGGCACCGAACAGCCGGATCGATGTGGCACTTCCCGAGGATGTGCCGCTCTCTGACGTATACCCGGAGATTCTGCGGCTGTCGGGGCAGACGCCCGAGGAGGCCGCACCCACCGGGTACAACCTCGTACGCAGGGACGGTTCTGTCCTCGACGACGGCCGTTCGCTCTCCGAACAGCAGATACGCGATGGCGAATTGCTGCTCCTGCGGCCGTTCGCGGACTCGCTGCCACCCGCCGTCTTCGACGATGTCGTGGACGCCGTGGCCGCCGTCGTCGAGGCCGACCGGCGCAGTTGGAACGACAGCATGATGCGGGTCGTCGGCCTGACCGCCGGCGCGCTCCTGCTGACGATGCTGGCGCTGGCGCTGTGGTTCTCGGAGCCGCTCCGCCACGACATGCACGGCCTGCCGGGCGTCATCGCAGGTGTCACCGGAGTCGTCCTCGTGGCACTCGCGTCCGTACGGGCCCGGGTCTACGACGACCACCACGCGGCCGTGGCCCTCGGTCTCGCCTCGTTGCCGCACCTGATGGTCGGCGGCTCCGGCGTCATGGGCCTCGACGCGGGGGAGGGGCCCGGACGGCTGAACCTCCTCGTCGGCTTCGCCGTCGTCCTGGTCGCCGCGGTGCTGCTCGTCCTGATGCTGCCCCAGAAGGACGCGCCGTTCATCGCTGCCGCGTTCGGCGCCGGCGTCGGCGTAATGGCCACCTTCGCCGCGATCGTCTCCGAGGCCGAGCCGCGTGAGAGCGCCGCCGTCACCGCCGTGGTCATGGTCGCCGTCATCGGCTTCCTGCCCGGCTGGTCCGCCCGCTTCTCCCGGCTTCCCATCGGCTTCCGCTCGCCCGACCAGATCGCCAAGCGCGGTCGCGCCGAGGACCAGCACGAGCAGGAGCCGGTCGACTACCAGCTCATCACCGACCAGGCCCGCCGCGGCCACGAACTGCTGCTCGGCCTCGTCGGCGGCTGCGCGGTCACCGGCGTCGCCTCCGCCGGTGTGGTGCTCGGCTTCTCCAGCAGCGGCTGGGCCCAGCTGCTGTCCCTGGCGGCCGGCCTCGCCATGCTGATGCGGGCCCGGCTCTTCCTGTACACGTCCCAGGTCGTGACCCTGATGATCTCGGGCATCATCACCGTCAGCCTGCTGGTCCTCGGCCTGGCCCTGAACCCGCCGGCCGACATCATCAAGGACCTCGTCTACGACCACAACAGCGCCCCGCTGGACATCCGCACCGTCTGGCTCTCCGCCGCGGTGGCCCTGGGCGCCACGCTCCTCGTGGCCGTCGCCCTGATCGTGCCGCGCAAGGGCGTGACCCCGTTCTGGGGCCGGATGCTCGACCTGAGCGAGGGCGCGGTGCTGCTCTCCCTCGTCCCGCTCTGCCTGGCGGTCCTCGACCTCTACGCGGCGGCCCGCGGCATGACCAGCTGA
- the rpsO gene encoding 30S ribosomal protein S15: MSLDAATKKQIMTEFGQKEGDTGSPEVQVAMLSRRISDLTEHLKTHKHDHHSRRGLLILVGQRRRLLQYLAKKDIQRFRALVDRLGIRRGAAGAK; this comes from the coding sequence GTGTCGCTCGACGCCGCTACGAAGAAGCAGATCATGACCGAGTTCGGCCAGAAGGAGGGCGACACCGGCTCCCCCGAGGTCCAGGTCGCGATGCTCTCGCGCCGTATCTCGGACCTGACCGAGCACCTCAAGACCCACAAGCACGACCACCACTCCCGTCGTGGTCTGCTGATCCTGGTCGGTCAGCGCCGTCGCCTTCTCCAGTACCTGGCGAAGAAGGACATCCAGCGCTTCCGTGCGCTGGTCGACCGCCTCGGCATCCGCCGCGGTGCGGCGGGCGCCAAGTAG
- a CDS encoding DinB family protein: protein METDRVRTDRLGVLLDQFDCVRERAQVRLEGLGDEEYLWEPVPDCWSIRRRAEAVTPRAYGPGEWVLDLGAADIPAGEYAEVARQAADGMTVAKIAEDWSVSVERVEEVLAHTGPVEPDIAPVTTIAWRLGHLHSCFAGEWEWTFGERRQDPYQLVDFTPSAALAQERFWSLIDRWRDAVGRVTEKQLDTVGFSQYPYGSAPDDPYISVLWGSNLELIHHMAEIALLRDLWQARGVASA, encoded by the coding sequence ATGGAGACCGATCGCGTACGGACCGACCGTCTGGGCGTGCTGCTGGACCAGTTCGACTGCGTCAGGGAGCGGGCGCAGGTACGGCTGGAAGGGCTCGGGGACGAGGAGTACCTGTGGGAGCCGGTGCCGGACTGCTGGTCGATCCGGCGCCGTGCGGAAGCGGTGACACCCCGGGCGTACGGGCCGGGCGAGTGGGTGCTCGACCTGGGCGCCGCGGACATCCCGGCGGGGGAGTACGCCGAGGTCGCCCGGCAGGCCGCCGACGGAATGACCGTCGCGAAGATCGCCGAGGACTGGAGCGTGAGCGTCGAGCGGGTCGAGGAGGTCCTCGCCCACACCGGCCCGGTGGAACCCGACATCGCACCGGTCACGACCATCGCGTGGCGGCTCGGGCACCTGCACTCCTGCTTCGCGGGCGAATGGGAGTGGACCTTCGGTGAACGCCGGCAGGATCCCTATCAGTTGGTCGACTTCACCCCCTCCGCCGCGCTGGCCCAGGAGCGGTTCTGGTCCCTGATCGACCGCTGGCGCGACGCCGTCGGCCGGGTGACCGAGAAGCAACTCGACACGGTCGGTTTCTCGCAGTACCCCTACGGCTCCGCCCCTGACGATCCGTACATCTCCGTGCTGTGGGGCTCCAACCTGGAACTCATCCACCACATGGCCGAGATCGCCCTGCTCCGTGACTTGTGGCAGGCCCGCGGGGTCGCATCCGCGTAG
- a CDS encoding putative T7SS-secreted protein yields the protein MLDDPSWPGLTFNPARGDLHTIESLAYDVKTVGDELDEMREMLVSIGQTDGVWDGEAAKKFQEKVGELPKYLQQGHDSMNACSRALRGWHDELETMQRQAKNLEDRAVEARKRLDQKNSDVDRVNVKIEGAQFQQLTEQQAKQLSEEADSASRAAQDAATDLKLLIQNGEALRKYWQEQADKAEKAIRDAAQNRPPDISVWDKITGGLKAAWDGFTDFLADNADLFSKIGSVLSILSLATMAIPPVGAILGGLAIGASALALAGYGARTARGEKVGVMDWVGAGLGVLPGIGAVKGITAGAKAARAAATGERLAGVFSHADEMATSVNMARGMADGLMYKGLARAGKAMGLADEAVDVGSGLMRGTMGGIKGVGLAFGLISGGGSDTKAAAAPPSNAFMSAAGAA from the coding sequence ATGTTGGACGATCCCAGCTGGCCCGGACTGACGTTCAATCCGGCCAGGGGCGACCTGCACACGATCGAGTCACTGGCGTACGACGTCAAGACGGTCGGCGACGAACTCGACGAGATGCGCGAGATGCTCGTGAGCATCGGGCAGACCGACGGTGTGTGGGACGGCGAGGCCGCCAAGAAGTTCCAGGAGAAGGTCGGCGAACTGCCCAAGTACCTTCAGCAGGGCCACGACTCGATGAACGCCTGCTCCCGGGCGCTGCGCGGCTGGCACGACGAACTCGAGACGATGCAGCGGCAGGCCAAGAACCTGGAGGACCGCGCGGTCGAGGCCCGTAAGCGGCTCGACCAGAAGAACTCCGATGTCGACCGGGTCAACGTCAAGATCGAGGGCGCGCAGTTCCAGCAGCTCACCGAGCAGCAGGCCAAGCAGCTCTCGGAGGAGGCCGACTCCGCCTCGCGGGCGGCCCAGGACGCCGCGACCGACCTCAAGCTCCTCATCCAGAACGGTGAGGCCCTGCGCAAGTACTGGCAGGAACAGGCCGACAAGGCGGAGAAGGCGATCCGCGACGCCGCGCAGAACCGGCCGCCGGACATCAGCGTCTGGGACAAGATCACGGGCGGCCTGAAGGCGGCCTGGGACGGCTTCACGGACTTCCTCGCCGACAACGCGGACCTGTTCTCCAAGATCGGATCCGTCCTGTCCATCCTGTCCCTGGCGACCATGGCCATCCCGCCCGTGGGAGCGATCCTCGGAGGCCTGGCGATCGGCGCCAGCGCCCTCGCCCTGGCCGGTTACGGAGCCAGGACGGCCCGTGGCGAGAAGGTCGGGGTGATGGACTGGGTCGGTGCCGGACTCGGTGTGCTGCCGGGCATCGGCGCGGTCAAGGGAATCACCGCGGGAGCGAAGGCGGCCAGGGCCGCGGCGACGGGCGAACGGCTCGCCGGTGTCTTCTCCCACGCCGACGAGATGGCGACCTCGGTCAACATGGCGAGGGGCATGGCCGACGGCCTCATGTACAAGGGCCTGGCACGCGCCGGCAAGGCGATGGGCCTGGCCGACGAGGCCGTGGACGTCGGAAGCGGGCTGATGCGCGGCACGATGGGCGGCATCAAGGGCGTGGGCCTGGCGTTCGGCCTGATCTCGGGCGGTGGCTCCGACACCAAGGCGGCGGCCGCGCCGCCCAGCAACGCGTTCATGTCGGCAGCGGGAGCGGCGTAA